Genomic window (Apis cerana isolate GH-2021 linkage group LG1, AcerK_1.0, whole genome shotgun sequence):
tatcatttctttcatttcatctTTATCCATATCAactctataattaaaatctccaCACCAAAATACATAATCGTGAGTATTCAATGTTCTTCCCATaggaaatgtaatttttcgtGTTATTTCTGCATAATCTGCATTACGTTCATTAACTTGACTTTGTCCAGCAGCGAAATGCGCGCAAACGAAACAGAAAGACGTAGAATACAATACACATCTAATAGCTGCAGCTCCTTTATTTCCTGTTGCACCTCCTAATCCGGTTTTAACACAATCTACAGCTACATCTCTTAAATAAGGTGCATGCTTAGgtcgtataaataaatagagacAAACGCCAACTAACTGTTGATAGGTGACCAAAACATATTCAGTATCTCGAGAAAGTACTTTTTGTAGTTCCTCTGCCCAAGCTTTTGCATTATCAGTACTAGCAGCCATTATATTGCTAGCATTTAAATCAACAATTTCTTCGAATCCTATTGCAAATATATCTACAGGAACATTATCATATTCGACTGATACTAgagctataaaaaaataaataactcataaaaatatatttcattaataaaaataaacatatttaaattaaacttacaTGATGACTTTTGTGGAGCATCTAGTAACCAATCAGAAAGAGATACATCTTTATATACAACACTTCGGAAATGTTTTCCTCCATTAACATTATAAGTACCCACACTTACTCTAAGATTCATTGTAGTTACATATTCATTATATCTTTTGCACATTTCTCTAAGAACGCTGGGTGGAGCGTGTAACATATTTGAAGGTAAAAGTAACCGAGCTCTATCCGCTAATTCTGTATTTAATGTTGATCCCAATAATAAGATGTCAATAGCCTCTTGTTTACTGGagtctaataaattattttgtattgttCTAGCTGCAGATCTTGCACCATCCATTAATTTTGAACTTCCTTGAATTGCCCCAGTACCagcatatattttacttacttCATTACCATTATTGATCCACATTTGTCTAAATACTTCTTCAAATCTTGAAACCATTTGTTGCTTTTCAAGTAACTTTAATAATCCAAGTTGTTTGCCAAGTATTTCTAATGCAAAAAATGTTTGTACACAATTTGTTCTATCTAGACAATCAAGACAATTTGTTCTAATAGTTCCAGTTTGTTCAAGAATGACAGTATTACCAGCTGcataaaacaatgaaaatgattctaaatatttatctatttttgtttttaattttgaaagatttttcatatttccacCTCTACATTCTTGatgataatcaaataaaatatgaggCACATCATTATGTTCTGACATATTATGATGAGTTTGGAATAACTGACTTAACATTGCTTCTCCTTCTTTGCTTCCAATTAGACTAGATCCAAGAAGATTGACAATTATTTGCTGTCCATACCtttctttgattatatttaagtgTCTATTAAAAGCAGGTGCAGATGCTTCAAAACCACGAGAAATTTTCACTTTATGAGAACCAACTTGAATACCAGGTTGCTCCCAGAATAAAGGAACTGATCCTCTAGTTTGCACATAAGAAGTTACttcattatctaaatatattacttgttCTGTTTCTACAAAATTTGCTACATGACCATCATCATTAGTTCCTCTGACATTAAACCTagataataagtataaatttataatatgttattaatgttaaatataattttgatttttaatgatgaaattatcaaatatatttttttctaattataattgtacaattaaaaataataaaaattatatttattgttgttATGAAAATGTTGCTGtttgaattatcatattattatatataaaaagatatatagaatatatatttaaaaaatttttaaattattaaattgaaataaaaaaaataaaaaattattgacttttttaatatttttgattgtattcaatgaataaaatctaaaaatatcactTTTAATAGCaagagtttaaaaattatgtttttctgaaatttaaagttatatttaagatGAAGTATACAAATTGAATTGTaatggtaataataaaaaacagatGCTCTATGTTGATTcgttattaagattataatataacaattaatataacaattaattagttatatgtattctaaataaaataacaattgctaattaaatttttatttatcaaaattaaatttgatttacattagagttataatgaataaaaattgttttattaatcttatcttTTGGATACTttgtaaatctaaatattaatttaataatttaaattaaatttaaattcttataactgaattttataaaataattttctaataatttcctaaatataaaatatatttttggaaatttgttCATTGAATATTGtcagaagatataaaaaaaagtcaataattttttgtctcaaatttattaaattttgctagattagatttattagattagatacattagataatttatatttaattaaaaataaattaaaaataccttGTGCCTGCACGTTCACAACTCAATCTTGATATAAGAACAGCACGAGCTTGTCTATGACCAACATATACAGTTCGAATTTCCACACTACCACACATTGCTTTAAGTAACCAATGAGATGTATCTACACCATatcttaataaatgtatatgtaaCATTCGATTCCTGTtatttgataagaaaaaaaaacaatatattaaatttaattaaatttaatatttaatattatatttaatattaaaattttgcatatatatgatactaaccagaaaaatctattatcaGTTATTGTAGATTTACATCGCCTTTGTGCACTAAGAGTAATATCAAGAGGTTCTTGGTTATTAGCAGaccaagaaatataaaatgtacctGAGTTTAGAACTTTTCTGACTTCAGATACACGATCCTCATTACCTTGTGTATAATGAAGTGGTACAAAATGAGTCTGTGTAATTCTAAATACTTCTGATTCTCCTATTTTACCAACTGAAAAACAACCAGTGACAAGAACAAGatacaataaagtattttCACCTGCATTTAATTGCAAAACACCTAAACATCCATATGCATCTAATAATTTTGtgtattttccttttaaagtATCTGTTTCTTCAGCAGctgtaaattaattcaaaattataaaatatatatagaatctatttgataaaatttatttgatatttatttttatactttttaaaataaaattttaaataataagaaaattaaaaaattataaatcacgaatatttaaaaaaaatattaattatgataaaaatacttaCAAAGTACAGCAACTGCTTGTGATTCAAAAAGAACAGTTTCCTTTCGATTTCGTTGTTCTAATATAAGTGAATGAGGACTAGGTGGCTTTAGTTTTTCGTAAACGCGAAATCCTTTACCCATCGCCATTGTTgtattaatatctttgaaagttttaaagataaatatacgtTTTGGTAGAATATGACAGGCCCGTCTGTCATATGGAAAAGTGTGATTACCTTACTATGTTTtactatgttttttttttgtcacttTGCTTATCACAACAGTAATAAACTTTTCTCTACTGGTTAACAGAGGAAGAGTAGCGCTCTTTTCGCTAATCCGTCAATACTTCGATATTTTCGCAATATATACATCGCGATTTCACGAAGTCTACAGTCTGCTTGTCTAACCGCAACAATCAATCGAACGcgccattttaaaattttaaaaaattaaatatgtaacaatttttCGCGCCATTAATATCAGTTAAAATATcactttaaaaattgcattaattgcatttctataattaaacttttcacaaataaaaataaaataaatgccattatcagaaattcaaataaaaatattaattttttaaaaatatagcaaaaatttatatatatttattgaacattaatttttaatacaatttatcaatttttacttaaaaaaacattattttaaaatttgtttattaaaataatttatttatttatttgtgtaaattgtttttaaattaaaagaattgcattctgttttattattatatattattaagaagcattttaaattaaaataaccatAATaaccataatttaataatttacataggAACgagtttacaaaattataatatgtaaatatgattttataaaattataatattgaatacctttaatatattttgtatattatgaaataatataaaatttttctcttatatcaacttgatagtaaaaaaaaattttgaatatcatattgaaatttaaaaagttaattatttaagataccATGAAATtgctttattgttttattaacagTTTCGTTTATTGCTGTTTAACTGTTTTACTGATGTTTAAGTTATATcgagttaatttaaattatattctattattgtttttttatgccAAAGACATGAAAAtgcgtaaattttttaattaattaattaaataagaatgtagaatgaacattattttttatacttaactttaatttacaatgataaaataatattttataattaaattctaagtaaatattaacatttcaaaaatgttcatcttgataattatttttttatacattttctttacatttaaaatacataaactttttttaatgtaaattttaattattcattatttaattgttcacTTAATAATaagcttttttaaatataaatactaacatttatatttattttggctGACATcctaaatatattgtaatatatacaattatataatacataagatacattaaaatattaaaaaacaaaaattttttttagaatgagtttttcaaaattagaataatttttttaatgctttttgttaatatatattttgataatatatattttgttaataatattttaattatagtaattcaatgtattcaatattttatgactcattttaataattatatataagatatttgtaaaaagatacattattgtggtaaattttatttcttttaatgataattgttACATTTATTTCCCACAATGGCCATTAAGTTTAAATaggattctttattaaaatcattcgtATCTATTCTAaagtattgtatataaataattgaaaaaaagtttaattatgttatgttTTTAATGAATGTTCTTGATCGTTGCATGCATCTtaagtttaattatagaaaatgtcacatatattcttttacattaccacaatatttacataataaaggTAGCatctaattaaattgttaggctattttttgttttttttattattgttgtttttttcatttttttatttttaattattggtactgaaatgtttttttaataataacactGCTTAGAGGAATATTtgaggataaataaaattcatatttaatcttatttgataaaataagtaatGCTATCATGAAATCAatgattcatattatattttctgtctTTTCTGTGTAAATTGTGCAATAAGCATTAATAGAAATAgtcaatcaataaaaatcttaaatatgaattttgtagaaagcattataattatataatattcatggaATACTCTTAGACTAGCAAATTATACAttctatatcaaattttaacaatcaGTCAATACAAATCAAtactttcttatatatttttttcagattctctctctctctctctctctctctctctctctctctctctctctctctctctctctctctctcatttttttctatagaatCTATAGAatctatagaattaaaaattatttatagaattcttCATTTATGTAAGATACATAAccaacaaataaatttcatttttatgttcatactgcaaatatttttcttaacaaaAGTTTAAGAATTGTATATGTGTGTTTAtagtaaaaatgataatttaaaaattgcttaatcattaaaaaacacTTTAATCTAAAGTtacttgtaattaaattttcaacaaatttccatagttatttttttttctactttctaAAATATCGTCAATTTAATCTATTCTATGCATTtctgaacttttttttatagcaaataattaactaatgcatattatataaaaaataataactgttGGAATATAATACTTCAAGaattaaactataattattttataagtttggCCTGACTGTAAAAGAGActgatataatagaatatttatgatcacttaatatttatacttcaAGGAAGTCCTTTAGTAAAGTAACTCTACGCTTTTCAGCAATATCCATTTGATTTTCTAAATCTCCACGATTTGTTGTTTCTGCATGTTCTATTTTCCAAGAAAGATCTTCTATTTCTGCTTCTAATTGAGCTTGTTGATATtcaaactataaatatttattatatatatttagtgtTTTTTCATCTctaaacttattaaatattttaaaagttaaaatcaatttttaccaATTCTTTACGTGGACCAGGTTCCATGTAATATGCATAAGGATAAGTATATTGCAAAGTATAACGACAACGTGTTAAAAGTGATGCAGCTGCAAATAAATGTTGCCAGTCAATCCATGTTCCACTAGAGttcattacttttttatttatttgcatttttatagcTTCCAATGTTTGCTCttccaattttaatgatttactATGATTTTCCCActaaaagatattcaaaagtataaataaaagtacacataaaattaatcttaaaaagaaacaactcTTACTCTTTCATAataatgaagatattttttaagagcTTCTCTTGCTTGTGCAAGTACACTTTCATGGGCAATGTTAGGATTCTCTTTATAACGTGAACATACATAATATTCACTTCCATGTGCTTTCCAATCTCCAAGGCACATCCAACAAAAATCATACTTACAATTATAACATTGCATATGATTGCAGCcaccatttttttctatacaaaTATGGCATTTTGGAcactataaattaaagattatttcttttataaaactatatacacatattttatatataaaatttaaatactgaCATCTTTGGTGTGGGCGCTAATATAATTAGCTGTTTCTGAATCATCTGCGCATTTTGTTAACCATTTCTTCATAGTATTACAATCAGTAGGTGCATGGTAATCAATACCACAtcgaaaacttaaaattattattatttctgaatatGTATGATTAAACAAgtgtgattaaaattataaatattttagaaatatgaatACATACCAAAATACAGTTTTACATGATGAACACATCACTCTTTTTGCTCTTTGCTCTTTTGAACGCATAATCATTTGACAATTAGGTCCTGGACAAAACCTTAATTGTGGATGGGATTTTACATAATCACAAAAAGCAAATTGTTGATATCTTTCTCTCATGTTAGGCTTGGTAAgtaaagataaaacaaaatcttcTGGAGCTAAGACATTGCAATCCTGTGCCATGCAGCTTAttcctaatttaaattaatttagctgagttcaataaaaagatttcaataatctgatccatttttttcaataaacttACCTGTAGAAATACCTTGAGTTATTTGTACTTCGAAATGCATGCACCAGCAGTCTTTACAAAATGAATGTCCACATGTCAATGTAGAAAATTTCTCAGCTGGATAAATTGCAACACAAACTGAACATAATCCATtcctttgattttttaattctgataATGAATCCAATGGAGGTAAtggttttatttttgaattaattaataaactggAAGCATTGGTACGGTATTTTGTGATGATATCTTGTAATGTCCAATTGTGCGCATGTAATAAAACTTTGGCTAAGGATGGTGTTATATGAAGACTATTACTTAACAATTCTACATCCTCATTCAAAAGTCTTTCCACTTCTTCAATTCTCAAACAATCATATACAGCATATTCAGGATCTCTTCTGCTTTGATCATTATCTATATCATTATCACCTTCACCATCCCATGGTTGcacattataataatcttcgtAACCTGGATCTCCGCAATCTGAGTCGGAATAATCCATTTCAGTGTCATATTCTTCAGTTGacatctatattattaaatatttttttttaataattcagttttaatttacatatttcatatttattacatatatttaattaggtatattaatataatatatatattgatatacatataaatacattattttctttataacctcataatttttattgttaaaaataaacaatgataatataataaaaaatataattatatcaatgaatagaataaaaaatataaatatattaataaatagtgtaaaaaataaaaattttaaaagaaaattttcaataactatataatagaaatatatattccaattatacaatgtttaaataatcgatttacttatataacttaaaacaatattcaaaaatattaaaagaatggcAGTGGattcattatttgattatttgaaaatgattatatgaaaaatatatttttgtaacatttcgtaaacattttgataaaatcttgtatattgtatttataataaaatgttcgttcattttgttttatttatataatgcgaATAACTTacctttatgattttttatatcaagaaaaatgcattgatatatttattttataaattatgaaaaagttattaaaaggCCCTGTTATAGCCGTTTATATCAATAGTTACACTGGCGCATAAGTTATGTGTATGTCTTCCATGTCAGACGTATAATGTGAACTATGTGTAGTTGTAACAGatgatttcatttaatctGAAAGTAGATAAGAATGTCAAAATCACCTGATGAAAACAGCTGAGTTCAATAAagtacatatattttcaatttgtatcattaaaattatgaaaaatttatttttaaatatgatatacatatatttcaaaatttcatttatatatgagtattaatcatttttaaaattatttatatgtgaattttaaaacaacatttataataacatataaattctaataaaataaaaataaataaaatatagtatacatattttttcgaataattttttaaaaatagttttttataaacacgatatgtcaatttttttattatatttttttatgatcattgtatgaatagataaatatatacatatattttatctttattaactaaatataattttatattttataaaatattaacaattttaaatattacaagttacataaatatattatataaaagtactaaaaaaatttaatataaaataattctttaaaaatttgtatataacataaaagagagaaagtaatatagatataaatatataattatctgtagaaatatttatttcatttttataaataaattttgatatttttatgttacaagaaaatgtttattaaatagatatttttgtaaaattatttttattactaaagaaaaaggaacaaagaaaaacgaatacgtaatctttttattctatagaGTAGCctatctattattttcataactatatatgatatacagtttataatagtatatttactttattatggTGACTACTTTTAACCTCTATTTAAACTCGTTACAAgattatttcgtattattaaaattatgtcaGTGTATCATGATGAAGtagaaattgaagattttgaatatgacgaagatgaagaaatatattattatccatGCCCTTGCGGAGATCAGTTTCAAATATCTAAATCAGAATTAGCTGCTGGAATAGAAGAAGCCACATGTCCTTCTTGCTCTCTGgttattaaagtaatttatgaTAAGGAAGTGTTCATAGTTAAACAGGAAGAACTTGTTAAAGATGACGAAAAACAGCTTATAACTcagaagatataaaatatatcaaaatattttctgaagtGTTTTCACAATCACAATTTGGAGGTGAAGAATTATCAAAgttcttaagaaaaaaaattgccaatagatttcaaataaatattgcttttactaattttattaattgttattgttagaaaataaaatatatgtattattattatggctGGACGTGGCAGAGGAAGAGGCAAACCTTCTATGTCAATTAGCACAGAACAATTGGGTTTTACTAAAGGAGAGGCATTACCACCACCAGTCTTACAACCTCCACCAAAATATCCTTCTTTAGAATACAAACCAAtgccattaattattaatacagaAATGAGTTATTTGTTAGAATTAAAGAGAGAATATGCAGAATATATGAGAGAATCATCTAACAATGTTTTACctcttgtaattaaaaaagatattgagaGGTATTCAGATCGATATCAAGATTTGATTACAGATAAAAGTAGTTATGAGACTAGATACGATTGGAGCAGAATGCCACCAGAATTAAAACCTCAGCTAAGAAAACGTAAAggacaaaaatttgaaaagccattgaaaaagcaaaaaaatgtTGATGTTGAGTCAAAGTTGCAAGaattagagaaaaaagagaattcacAACAAAGTGatacagaagaagaagaaaaggaagaagaagaaacagaagaaaaagatgatgAGCATGCAGAGGATGAAGAAGAGGAATTGGATGAGGAAATGGATGAAGGAACtgattatcttaataattatttcgataatggAGAAGGTTACGATGATGAAGACGATAATTTAGATGATGGAcctatttattaagatatgaCTTTTTATAAGAATCAAGAAATTActctttgtttttaattattggattaaaatACTTACAAGTTATTAATTGAGCACTGTATGGcaatatgtgtgtatatatatattttatcggaTCAcgtgtttaaataaatcacgtgttttaataaaatcatttcaatcaaatcatttcatatttttcaatatagatACACTCatgtgtattttttattttttagtaattatattttctaaagaaattgataacaaAGGATGGTAtgatgtattgaaaaaaaggaaattaattcttttagaaCAATTAAAACAGTCCAAGATCACAGGAAGCGTCGGCGTGTTctttattacgaatatttcaatttctaatatataatatatatatttatatatatatataatatatatatagccataataatttgcaattattgtaataaatgattttcctCTACGATGCAATCGGAGAGTAAAAACGCAATTTTGGACGAGAAGGGGATGCGCAAAAGTACCGTAGTGTTACGTAATGCTTAACATTTATATGCTCGccgtgatttcttttttaatatctcacaTTAAgtaatcattttctttctctttggtTTGCTTTCATTTACAAACATGAATTTTCCTATACAGATCAACATCAGTCCCAATATGTGCACATTGAGTGCGGAAAAAggatatgagaaaaaaaatgtgatcGTAAAAATTGAACTCCTGAAATTTCCAGTCGCACGTTATCAAGTTTTtgttacttattaattatataattaattatataatttaatgtaaaacatCGAAATATTGTTGCGTTATTTTCGGATTCAACACTaggaaagtaattaaattgtttgcgATAAAGTGGAGAAAGTTATATTGATATACAGATGTTATGACTTGGCAGTTAAtcgaatcatttaaaaattcgtgtatagcttaaaatttttttttaatttttttcttgatgaaatgtcttaataattttatcatctttatcATTGATTAAATAACAAGATGTTACATTATGATAAATGAttcaaattcgatattttgtaaCAAATGATTACATATTGATTTAAGGATAtagaattacataaaaaaaaatatatattcgaaaaaacagGTTATGTATATAACTGTTTGCTATTcttaataatgatttcaaCTTtgcaattgcaaatttttctcaatctgTTTTGTAAAATACGAGAAAActtgttatatttcattttttaattaaattaatcatgtttttctttttaaaaatttttttctaaaaaaaaaaggaaagaaaaaaagatttatttttatatatttaatattttaaaaaattaatattttaaattgaagaatCGATCCAattgatggaaaaaaattaagaaataaattaaatcattcacGTTATTCGTGGTATTATAAAGCATATTCATCATTgtcattattc
Coding sequences:
- the LOC108003655 gene encoding synaptojanin-1 yields the protein MAMGKGFRVYEKLKPPSPHSLILEQRNRKETVLFESQAVAVLSAEETDTLKGKYTKLLDAYGCLGVLQLNAGENTLLYLVLVTGCFSVGKIGESEVFRITQTHFVPLHYTQGNEDRVSEVRKVLNSGTFYISWSANNQEPLDITLSAQRRCKSTITDNRFFWNRMLHIHLLRYGVDTSHWLLKAMCGSVEIRTVYVGHRQARAVLISRLSCERAGTRFNVRGTNDDGHVANFVETEQVIYLDNEVTSYVQTRGSVPLFWEQPGIQVGSHKVKISRGFEASAPAFNRHLNIIKERYGQQIIVNLLGSSLIGSKEGEAMLSQLFQTHHNMSEHNDVPHILFDYHQECRGGNMKNLSKLKTKIDKYLESFSLFYAAGNTVILEQTGTIRTNCLDCLDRTNCVQTFFALEILGKQLGLLKLLEKQQMVSRFEEVFRQMWINNGNEVSKIYAGTGAIQGSSKLMDGARSAARTIQNNLLDSSKQEAIDILLLGSTLNTELADRARLLLPSNMLHAPPSVLREMCKRYNEYVTTMNLRVSVGTYNVNGGKHFRSVVYKDVSLSDWLLDAPQKSSSLVSVEYDNVPVDIFAIGFEEIVDLNASNIMAASTDNAKAWAEELQKVLSRDTEYVLVTYQQLVGVCLYLFIRPKHAPYLRDVAVDCVKTGLGGATGNKGAAAIRCVLYSTSFCFVCAHFAAGQSQVNERNADYAEITRKITFPMGRTLNTHDYVFWCGDFNYRVDMDKDEMKEMIKKNEFNQILQYDQLKVQQSHGNVFKNFLEGPIIFAPTYKYDLFSDDYDTSEKCRQPAWTDRILWKRRKQVPDIDSPTDWNPGKLIHYGRAELKQSDHRPVIAIIDIDIHCVESEKRERVFKEVIQDLGPPDGTIVVKAIEESDDIDSVFDENFMMALLQDFSHIGEVILVRFVGETIWVTFRDGQCALSAARKGMTQVCGQTLKLSLKSPNWVQLIEKEIELCSNTTVAQFVSNSLIRNSIQRLEQLDIGERSSSSRSSPNGVIPPPRPAPPGRPAQLPKSPIQDRKQGPRAGVFSVLPNQFLTPLSRERVESEQSERLSPESAIYEEILDGSPNYPIPNRPPPPLPRTDPLQESSNRSPNSKPPPLPQRQAPPPPQHPPPILPTSNVPPPIPARTSGGPPIPARNPH
- the LOC108001134 gene encoding potential E3 ubiquitin-protein ligase ariadne-2, producing MSTEEYDTEMDYSDSDCGDPGYEDYYNVQPWDGEGDNDIDNDQSRRDPEYAVYDCLRIEEVERLLNEDVELLSNSLHITPSLAKVLLHAHNWTLQDIITKYRTNASSLLINSKIKPLPPLDSLSELKNQRNGLCSVCVAIYPAEKFSTLTCGHSFCKDCWCMHFEVQITQGISTGISCMAQDCNVLAPEDFVLSLLTKPNMRERYQQFAFCDYVKSHPQLRFCPGPNCQMIMRSKEQRAKRVMCSSCKTVFCFRCGIDYHAPTDCNTMKKWLTKCADDSETANYISAHTKDCPKCHICIEKNGGCNHMQCYNCKYDFCWMCLGDWKAHGSEYYVCSRYKENPNIAHESVLAQAREALKKYLHYYERWENHSKSLKLEEQTLEAIKMQINKKVMNSSGTWIDWQHLFAAASLLTRCRYTLQYTYPYAYYMEPGPRKELFEYQQAQLEAEIEDLSWKIEHAETTNRGDLENQMDIAEKRRVTLLKDFLEV
- the LOC108001137 gene encoding diphthamide biosynthesis protein 3 produces the protein MSVYHDEVEIEDFEYDEDEEIYYYPCPCGDQFQISKSELAAGIEEATCPSCSLVIKVIYDKEVFIVKQEELVKDDEKQLITQKI
- the LOC108001135 gene encoding DNA-directed RNA polymerase III subunit RPC7-like, encoding MAGRGRGRGKPSMSISTEQLGFTKGEALPPPVLQPPPKYPSLEYKPMPLIINTEMSYLLELKREYAEYMRESSNNVLPLVIKKDIERYSDRYQDLITDKSSYETRYDWSRMPPELKPQLRKRKGQKFEKPLKKQKNVDVESKLQELEKKENSQQSDTEEEEKEEEETEEKDDEHAEDEEEELDEEMDEGTDYLNNYFDNGEGYDDEDDNLDDGPIY